One window of the Pedobacter ginsengisoli genome contains the following:
- a CDS encoding glycosyltransferase family 4 protein codes for MKIAYISSYPPRECGIATFSNNLLKAIGLNKKIVSEDSFVVAMNDSDSLNDYEYPKEVKYVIRQENQKDYIRAADYINTSIADVCILEHEYGIYGGESGVYILPLIARLQKPLITIFHTILRDPDYMQLTILREVAKYSSRIIVMSHRAVGFLTSIYGIPFDKIQLIEHGVPDLEPKKINPVKNTLAFKNKKVLFTFGLISRNKGLETVIEALPQIVAKNPDVMYVILGTTHPGVIRNSGEEYRDGLKKLARKLNVENNVTFINKFVSEEELFDYLTACDLYITPYLNEAQITSGTLSYAMGAGTAILSTPYWHAQELLADHRGRLFDFKDANGLAGAVNELFESDEKLNQLRSNAYEYGLHLRWPTTGEVFIDVLEEAISKFLADKDVSNKPIIDPDMMPAFSLAHIQRLTDDTGIVQHAKYGIPNLKEGYCLDDNSRALTLTILAYQQNKSKAALDLLPIYLSYIQYMQCEDGSFRNFLSFKREYLDEVGSEDSFGRTIWALGYLINNAPNNSYREFGKELFLKSVPHFNKLTHLRGIANTMIGLTHFMNAHPYNEQIKSQLNQLAEPLKAAYKANKDGHWHWFENKLTYDNAILPLALMCHFEISKDPESQEIAFESLEYLTQKTLIKGYLNPVGNDGWLYKDSAQMAIYDQQAIEIMGMVMVYFKAYEITRDLTYIKQMYLSYQWFLGENSLHIPLYDYETKGCGDGLQTFGVNRNQGAESTLAYWISHLIVLKALESEYEFIQSSDLTAAQKQAF; via the coding sequence ATGAAAATTGCTTATATATCCTCTTACCCGCCCCGGGAGTGTGGCATCGCTACTTTCAGTAATAACCTGTTAAAAGCGATTGGTTTGAATAAAAAAATAGTATCTGAAGACAGCTTTGTAGTGGCAATGAACGATTCAGATTCTTTAAATGATTATGAGTACCCCAAAGAGGTTAAATACGTAATTAGACAGGAAAATCAGAAAGATTATATCCGCGCAGCTGATTACATAAATACCAGCATTGCAGATGTTTGTATTTTAGAACATGAATATGGCATTTACGGAGGCGAAAGTGGTGTTTATATTCTGCCGCTTATTGCAAGGCTTCAGAAGCCACTTATTACAATTTTCCATACTATTTTAAGAGATCCGGATTATATGCAGCTTACCATTTTACGGGAGGTGGCAAAATATTCTTCAAGGATTATTGTAATGAGCCATAGGGCTGTTGGTTTTCTGACCAGCATATATGGAATTCCATTTGATAAGATTCAGCTGATTGAGCATGGGGTTCCGGATCTTGAACCTAAAAAAATTAATCCGGTAAAAAACACGCTGGCTTTCAAAAACAAAAAGGTACTTTTTACTTTTGGCCTGATCAGCAGAAATAAAGGGCTGGAAACGGTTATTGAGGCTTTGCCACAAATAGTGGCTAAAAATCCGGATGTAATGTATGTTATTTTAGGAACCACACATCCGGGTGTGATCCGCAACTCGGGAGAGGAATACAGGGATGGTTTAAAGAAGCTTGCGCGGAAGCTGAATGTTGAAAACAATGTTACCTTCATTAATAAATTTGTATCAGAAGAGGAGCTATTCGATTATTTGACGGCTTGCGACTTATATATTACCCCCTATTTAAATGAAGCGCAAATTACCAGCGGAACGCTTTCATATGCCATGGGTGCGGGAACAGCTATATTATCAACCCCTTATTGGCATGCTCAGGAATTACTTGCAGACCATCGTGGAAGGTTATTTGACTTTAAGGATGCGAATGGGCTTGCCGGAGCTGTAAACGAATTGTTTGAGAGCGATGAAAAATTGAATCAGTTAAGATCCAACGCATATGAATATGGATTACACTTGCGCTGGCCAACTACGGGAGAGGTTTTTATAGATGTGCTGGAAGAGGCTATTTCTAAATTTCTGGCAGATAAAGATGTTAGCAATAAGCCTATTATTGACCCAGACATGATGCCTGCTTTTAGCCTTGCACATATACAACGCTTAACGGATGACACCGGTATTGTGCAACATGCCAAATATGGGATACCAAATCTGAAAGAGGGATATTGCCTGGACGATAACTCCAGAGCCCTTACATTAACTATTCTTGCTTACCAGCAAAATAAAAGTAAGGCTGCTTTAGATTTACTGCCTATTTATTTAAGTTACATCCAGTACATGCAATGCGAAGATGGCAGTTTCAGGAATTTTTTAAGTTTTAAAAGGGAATATCTGGACGAAGTTGGCTCAGAAGATTCTTTTGGCAGAACCATCTGGGCATTAGGATATTTAATTAACAATGCTCCTAATAATTCCTATCGCGAATTTGGAAAGGAGTTATTTCTTAAATCTGTTCCTCATTTCAATAAGTTAACTCATTTAAGAGGAATTGCAAATACAATGATTGGGTTAACTCATTTTATGAATGCGCATCCTTATAATGAGCAAATTAAAAGTCAGCTAAATCAACTTGCCGAGCCGTTAAAAGCTGCTTACAAGGCTAACAAAGATGGTCATTGGCATTGGTTTGAGAACAAATTAACTTACGACAATGCAATACTCCCATTGGCCCTTATGTGTCATTTCGAGATAAGTAAAGATCCTGAATCACAAGAAATTGCATTTGAAAGTTTGGAGTATCTTACCCAAAAAACTTTAATAAAAGGGTATTTAAATCCTGTAGGTAATGATGGCTGGCTATATAAAGATAGCGCACAAATGGCTATTTACGACCAGCAGGCAATTGAAATTATGGGTATGGTAATGGTATATTTTAAGGCATACGAGATTACCCGCGACTTAACTTATATAAAACAGATGTACTTAAGCTACCAATGGTTTTTAGGTGAGAACTCTTTGCACATTCCATTGTATGATTATGAAACCAAGGGTTGTGGCGATGGCTTACAAACTTTTGGTGTAAATAGAAACCAGGGAGCAGAGAGCACCTTGGCTTATTGGATATCGCATCTGATTGTGTTAAAAGCATTGGAATCTGAATACGAATTTATTCAGAGCAGTGACCTTACCGCAGCTCAAAAACAAGCTTTTTAA
- the clpB gene encoding ATP-dependent chaperone ClpB — MNFNNFTIKAQEAIQQASEIAQGNQQQAIETAHLLKGLLTVDENVVSYVLKKLNVNINVLTQQLDSQIEKFPKVSGSNAYLASGTNSALQKAQSYLKEFKDEFVSVEHLLLGILSVNDNTSKLLKDQGVNEKDLKKAIIALRGDSHVTGQNAEATYNALNKYARNLNEYAESGKLDPVIGRDEEIRRVIQILSRRTKNNPILIGEPGVGKTAIAEGIAFRIIKGDVPTNLKTKTVYSLDMGALIAGAKYKGEFEERLKAVVKEVTHSDGDIILFIDEIHTLVGAGGGDGAMDAANILKPALARGELRAIGATTLDEYQKYLEKDKALERRFQKVMVDEPDTQDAISILRGLKERYETHHKVRIKDEAIIAAVELSQRYISDRFLPDKAIDLMDEAASKLRLEMDSVPEKVDELNRKIMQLEIEREAIKRENDSKKVKALGEEIANMSAERDEIKAKWQGEKDLVDNINNELEQIENYKLEAEQAERAGDYGKVAEIRYGKIKEAQDNVEKLKAELESMQSESRMLKEEVTADDIAGVVGRWTGIPVTKLISSERDKLLNLENELHKRVAGQDEAIEAISDAIRRSRAGLQDKRKPIGSFIFLGTTGVGKTELAKALAEFLFNDENAMTRIDMSEYQERHAVSRLIGAPPGYVGYDEGGQLTEAVRRKPYSVVLLDEIEKAHPDVFNILLQVLDDGRLTDNKGRVVNFKNTIIIMTSNIGSHLIQDNFKELNDENREEVIAKTKNELFELLKQTIRPEFLNRIDELIMFTPLNRNELRDIVTLQFKHVQDTLAEMGIDIEATPEALDWLSELGYDPQFGARPLKRVIQKRILNELSKEILAGKIDKDSKIKLDMFDHKFVFLNNK, encoded by the coding sequence ATGAACTTCAACAACTTTACTATAAAAGCCCAGGAAGCAATTCAACAGGCTTCTGAAATAGCCCAGGGCAATCAGCAACAAGCTATTGAAACGGCACACCTGTTAAAGGGTTTGCTTACTGTTGATGAAAACGTAGTTTCGTACGTTTTAAAAAAATTAAATGTAAATATTAATGTGCTGACTCAACAATTAGATAGTCAGATAGAGAAATTTCCAAAAGTTAGTGGCAGTAATGCTTATTTAGCCTCGGGTACCAATTCTGCTTTGCAAAAAGCACAATCGTACCTAAAAGAATTTAAAGATGAGTTTGTGTCGGTAGAACATCTTTTATTAGGTATTCTGTCTGTTAACGATAACACATCAAAGCTTTTAAAAGATCAGGGTGTAAATGAAAAGGACCTTAAAAAAGCAATTATTGCTTTAAGAGGCGATAGTCATGTTACCGGTCAGAATGCCGAAGCAACTTATAATGCGCTTAATAAATATGCGCGCAACCTTAATGAATATGCCGAATCTGGCAAGCTGGATCCGGTTATTGGTCGTGATGAAGAGATTCGGAGGGTAATTCAAATTCTTTCCAGACGTACCAAAAACAACCCAATATTAATTGGTGAGCCCGGTGTAGGTAAAACCGCCATTGCTGAGGGTATTGCTTTCAGGATTATTAAGGGTGATGTGCCTACAAACCTGAAAACAAAAACAGTTTACTCGCTTGATATGGGTGCATTAATTGCCGGTGCCAAATACAAAGGGGAATTTGAAGAACGCCTGAAAGCGGTAGTTAAAGAGGTTACCCATAGTGATGGCGACATTATTTTGTTTATAGATGAGATCCATACGTTGGTTGGCGCCGGTGGTGGCGATGGCGCTATGGATGCGGCAAATATCCTTAAGCCTGCCCTAGCCCGCGGAGAATTACGTGCGATAGGCGCAACTACACTAGACGAATATCAAAAATATTTAGAAAAGGATAAGGCCCTTGAGCGTCGTTTCCAAAAAGTTATGGTGGATGAGCCTGATACACAGGATGCAATTTCCATCCTTCGTGGATTAAAGGAAAGATATGAAACCCACCATAAAGTGAGGATTAAAGATGAGGCCATTATTGCAGCGGTAGAATTGTCGCAACGTTACATTTCTGATCGGTTTTTACCAGATAAAGCTATCGATTTAATGGATGAGGCTGCTTCTAAACTACGTTTGGAAATGGATAGTGTACCTGAAAAGGTTGATGAGCTAAACCGCAAAATCATGCAACTGGAAATTGAACGCGAGGCCATTAAAAGAGAGAATGACAGCAAAAAAGTTAAGGCTCTTGGTGAAGAAATTGCCAATATGTCGGCCGAGCGTGACGAGATAAAAGCAAAGTGGCAGGGTGAAAAGGACTTGGTAGATAATATTAACAATGAACTTGAACAAATAGAAAATTATAAGCTTGAGGCTGAACAGGCAGAACGTGCGGGTGATTATGGCAAGGTAGCAGAAATACGCTATGGCAAAATAAAGGAAGCTCAGGATAATGTTGAAAAACTGAAAGCTGAATTGGAAAGCATGCAAAGCGAAAGCAGAATGCTTAAAGAAGAGGTAACTGCTGATGATATTGCTGGTGTAGTGGGCAGATGGACCGGAATTCCGGTTACTAAACTGATTTCGAGTGAGCGTGATAAGTTATTGAATCTTGAAAATGAGTTGCATAAACGTGTTGCAGGACAGGACGAGGCTATTGAAGCGATATCTGATGCAATCCGTCGTTCAAGGGCTGGTTTACAGGATAAACGCAAACCAATAGGATCATTCATATTCCTTGGTACAACCGGTGTTGGTAAAACGGAATTAGCCAAAGCATTGGCAGAGTTTCTGTTTAACGATGAAAATGCCATGACCAGGATAGATATGAGTGAGTACCAGGAGCGCCATGCGGTTTCAAGATTAATTGGAGCGCCTCCGGGATATGTTGGATACGATGAAGGTGGTCAGCTAACTGAAGCAGTGCGCAGAAAACCTTATTCGGTTGTATTGCTTGATGAGATTGAAAAAGCGCATCCTGATGTATTTAATATATTACTGCAGGTATTGGATGATGGAAGGTTAACTGACAATAAAGGTAGGGTTGTAAACTTTAAAAATACCATCATCATTATGACATCGAACATTGGGTCGCATCTGATACAGGATAATTTTAAAGAGCTTAATGATGAAAACCGAGAAGAGGTAATTGCCAAAACCAAGAACGAGTTGTTTGAATTGTTAAAGCAAACAATAAGACCAGAGTTTTTGAACCGTATAGATGAGCTGATTATGTTTACTCCGCTTAACCGCAACGAGCTTAGAGACATTGTTACATTGCAATTTAAACATGTACAGGATACTTTGGCAGAAATGGGGATAGATATTGAGGCTACACCTGAAGCGCTGGATTGGCTTTCGGAATTAGGTTATGACCCTCAGTTTGGTGCACGCCCATTAAAACGCGTTATTCAGAAACGTATCCTTAATGAGTTGTCGAAAGAAATTCTTGCAGGCAAGATCGATAAAGACAGCAAAATTAAACTGGACATGTTCGATCATAAGTTTGTTTTTCTAAACAACAAATAA
- a CDS encoding DUF1801 domain-containing protein — MLTPLDDFYLQKDEPLRGCLLALKDYLLAFDKNITPEWKYKLPFFYYKGKMFCYLWIHKKYHKPYIGIVESKHIDHPDLIIEKRARMKIMLIDPNEDLPIDTMNDILKQALARY; from the coding sequence ATGCTGACTCCGCTAGATGATTTTTATTTGCAAAAAGATGAGCCCCTAAGGGGTTGTTTACTTGCGTTAAAAGATTATCTATTGGCTTTTGATAAAAATATTACCCCTGAATGGAAATATAAGCTACCATTTTTTTACTACAAAGGAAAAATGTTTTGCTATTTATGGATTCATAAAAAATATCACAAACCTTACATAGGTATTGTAGAAAGCAAGCATATCGATCATCCTGATCTGATTATTGAAAAAAGGGCCAGAATGAAAATAATGTTGATAGATCCTAATGAGGATTTACCAATTGACACGATGAACGATATATTAAAACAGGCGCTTGCCCGATACTAA
- a CDS encoding MFS transporter — MKEFIRLYLDAYRGLSTPAWMLALVMLINRSGAMVIPFLGVYMINHLHFSLEDTGMVLSCFGLGAVSGNFLGGWLTDKAGHFKVQLISLILTVPMFILLPELDTVVKLAIGVFALSLVSETFRPANSVSIAYYSKPDNVIRSFSLNRMALNLGFSIGPALGGFLAAISYAFLFYGNAVAALLSATLFFIYFRNRKGNEKKKSEVAEENEDQVSISPYKDVPFMLFSVLSCIFAICFLQLLSTLPLYYRNVYKMTEAEIGVILAFSGLVVFSLEMLVVHIAEKRFTSRTVIVAGTVMCAVSFLILNLAKGIPVLYLSMFVICLAEILAMPFMATVTLQRSSIKKRGAYMGINALSFSVAHIFSPLVGTKVAAAFGFETLWWGTVAALTIASVGFYFVMKQMKLSA; from the coding sequence ATGAAGGAATTTATACGATTATACTTAGATGCTTACCGTGGGTTATCTACCCCGGCATGGATGCTTGCCCTGGTTATGCTTATAAACCGAAGCGGAGCAATGGTAATCCCTTTTCTAGGAGTTTACATGATCAATCACCTTCATTTCTCTTTAGAAGACACAGGAATGGTATTAAGCTGTTTTGGCTTGGGAGCCGTTTCTGGAAACTTTTTAGGTGGCTGGCTTACCGATAAAGCAGGGCATTTTAAAGTACAGTTGATCAGCTTAATTTTAACAGTACCAATGTTTATTTTGCTGCCCGAGCTAGATACAGTTGTAAAGCTTGCCATTGGGGTTTTTGCTTTGAGTCTGGTATCTGAAACATTCAGGCCCGCAAACTCAGTTTCTATCGCCTATTATTCAAAACCAGATAATGTTATCAGGTCATTTTCGCTAAATAGAATGGCCCTGAACCTTGGCTTTTCAATAGGCCCTGCATTAGGTGGTTTCTTAGCGGCCATATCGTATGCGTTCTTGTTTTATGGCAATGCAGTAGCCGCACTTTTATCAGCTACGCTGTTTTTTATCTATTTCCGAAACCGTAAAGGCAACGAGAAAAAGAAAAGTGAAGTGGCAGAAGAAAACGAAGATCAAGTTAGTATATCTCCCTATAAGGATGTGCCGTTTATGCTTTTTAGTGTACTTTCCTGCATCTTTGCCATTTGCTTTTTGCAGTTATTGAGCACACTTCCATTATATTACAGAAACGTGTACAAAATGACAGAGGCCGAAATAGGAGTTATACTGGCCTTTAGCGGTTTAGTGGTATTTTCGCTCGAAATGCTGGTGGTTCACATTGCCGAAAAGAGATTTACCTCGAGAACGGTAATTGTGGCAGGTACAGTAATGTGTGCCGTATCATTCCTGATTTTGAATCTGGCCAAAGGAATTCCGGTGCTTTACCTGTCTATGTTTGTAATTTGCCTGGCCGAGATTCTGGCCATGCCCTTTATGGCTACCGTTACCTTGCAAAGATCATCAATAAAAAAGAGAGGTGCCTACATGGGTATTAATGCCTTGTCGTTTTCTGTAGCCCATATATTTTCGCCTCTGGTAGGTACAAAGGTTGCTGCCGCATTTGGTTTCGAAACTTTATGGTGGGGTACTGTTGCTGCTTTAACCATTGCATCGGTAGGGTTTTATTTTGTAATGAAACAAATGAAGTTATCAGCATAA
- a CDS encoding ArsR/SmtB family transcription factor has protein sequence MDQLEIFKALSNKTRLQILQWLKEPEKHFPLQEHAAFDEVGVCVGQIQQKAGLTQSTVSEYLSILQKSGLLESTRLGQWTYYKRNEEAFAALSNIIKSEI, from the coding sequence ATGGATCAGTTAGAGATTTTTAAAGCACTATCAAATAAAACAAGATTGCAGATTTTGCAATGGCTTAAAGAGCCGGAAAAACATTTTCCGCTACAAGAGCATGCCGCTTTTGATGAGGTAGGGGTTTGCGTGGGCCAAATACAACAAAAGGCGGGTTTAACCCAGTCTACCGTTTCAGAATACCTGTCAATACTCCAAAAATCAGGACTGCTTGAATCTACCCGACTTGGGCAATGGACTTATTACAAACGTAATGAAGAGGCCTTTGCTGCACTAAGCAATATCATTAAATCAGAAATATAG
- a CDS encoding NADH:flavin oxidoreductase has protein sequence MSTETLFRPFSLKSLNIKNRIVMAPMTRSFSPGGVPTADVAAYYSKRAAGEVGLILSEGTVIDRVSSSNDPNIPHFYGDAALAGWKDVINGVHHAGGSMGPQIWHMGIMDNHHSGWVPSAPFEGPSDLNRPGFSNGVAMTEEDIEAAIKAYGKAAADAKRLGFDCVELHGAHGYLIDQFFWDGTNNRTDSYGGKTLAERTKFAVEVIKEVRRQVGEDFTIILRLSQWKPSDYNLQLAKTPLEMEQWLQPLVDAGVDIFHCSQRRFWEPEFEGSDLNFAGWAKKITGKATITVGSVGLSGEFLAAFKGESSEPSSLEELIRRMDRGDFDLVAVGRPLLADAKWVQKIRDERTAELKGFSREALMQLL, from the coding sequence ATGAGTACAGAAACTTTGTTCAGACCATTTAGTTTAAAATCATTAAATATAAAAAACAGAATAGTAATGGCACCGATGACGCGTTCATTCTCGCCAGGAGGAGTACCAACAGCTGATGTTGCTGCATACTATTCAAAAAGAGCGGCCGGAGAGGTAGGCTTAATCCTTTCAGAAGGAACAGTTATTGATCGTGTTTCATCATCAAATGATCCTAATATCCCCCATTTTTATGGAGATGCAGCATTAGCAGGATGGAAAGACGTTATTAATGGTGTTCACCATGCGGGTGGTAGCATGGGCCCACAAATATGGCATATGGGTATAATGGACAATCATCATTCCGGCTGGGTGCCTTCAGCACCTTTCGAAGGTCCGTCTGATCTGAACAGGCCAGGCTTTTCGAATGGGGTAGCCATGACCGAAGAGGATATTGAGGCAGCCATTAAAGCTTACGGAAAGGCTGCAGCAGATGCTAAAAGACTAGGTTTTGATTGTGTTGAGTTACATGGTGCCCATGGTTATTTAATTGACCAGTTTTTCTGGGATGGAACCAATAACCGTACGGATAGCTATGGTGGTAAAACATTAGCTGAACGCACTAAGTTTGCTGTAGAGGTTATTAAAGAAGTAAGAAGACAGGTAGGCGAAGATTTTACTATAATTTTAAGATTATCGCAATGGAAACCATCTGATTATAATTTGCAGCTGGCCAAAACTCCATTAGAAATGGAGCAATGGCTGCAACCTTTGGTTGATGCCGGAGTAGATATTTTTCACTGTTCACAACGTCGTTTCTGGGAACCTGAATTTGAAGGTTCTGATCTTAATTTTGCAGGATGGGCTAAAAAAATTACAGGAAAAGCAACAATTACTGTAGGATCTGTTGGTTTATCAGGAGAGTTCCTTGCAGCATTTAAAGGCGAAAGCTCTGAGCCAAGTTCTTTGGAAGAATTAATAAGAAGAATGGATAGGGGAGATTTTGATTTGGTTGCTGTAGGCAGACCACTACTTGCTGATGCCAAATGGGTGCAAAAAATCCGCGATGAGCGTACTGCTGAATTAAAGGGATTTTCAAGAGAAGCATTAATGCAGCTGTTGTAG
- a CDS encoding SRPBCC family protein, which yields MTVIESSVELNLPIEKVYAFLADLNNHQQLMPEHIYNWSSTTDEASFTIQNMAKLAIKVSERIENKELIAIPTEKPPFDVELKWTVTDNGNGGTIAKHIISADLNMMMKMLAAKPLQSLADHQTERLAEVLK from the coding sequence ATGACAGTTATTGAAAGTTCGGTAGAATTAAACCTGCCGATTGAAAAGGTATATGCATTTTTAGCTGATCTGAATAATCATCAGCAGTTAATGCCCGAGCATATTTACAATTGGTCTTCTACAACAGACGAAGCCAGTTTTACTATTCAGAACATGGCTAAATTGGCCATTAAAGTATCTGAGCGTATAGAAAACAAAGAATTAATTGCAATACCTACAGAAAAACCTCCTTTTGATGTTGAATTAAAATGGACCGTAACTGATAATGGTAACGGTGGAACTATTGCAAAACATATTATCTCTGCAGATCTTAATATGATGATGAAAATGCTGGCTGCAAAACCTTTGCAAAGCCTTGCTGATCATCAGACAGAAAGATTAGCTGAAGTATTAAAATAA
- the pyrE gene encoding orotate phosphoribosyltransferase, with amino-acid sequence MYNKSDIELKVAEFLLQIKAIKLQPNNPFTWASGWKSPIYCDNRITLSHPSVRTYIRQKLTQLIQEEYGSVDLIAGVATAGIPQGALVAQELGLPFAYVRSKAKEHGTGSLIEGEIVEGQRVVVIEDLISTGKSSLQAVEALRNAGLSVAGLVAIFTYGFDLAEENFKEAKCRFSTLSNYNTLIEYAAEHSFIAQNDVDLLAKWRRNPSDWGKELEQLT; translated from the coding sequence ATGTATAATAAAAGTGATATTGAATTAAAGGTAGCTGAATTTTTATTACAAATAAAAGCAATAAAGTTACAACCTAATAATCCATTTACATGGGCATCGGGTTGGAAATCGCCTATTTATTGTGACAATAGGATCACACTTTCCCATCCTTCTGTTAGAACTTACATCAGACAAAAGCTTACGCAGTTGATACAGGAAGAATATGGTTCTGTTGATTTAATTGCTGGTGTTGCAACTGCCGGTATACCTCAGGGTGCATTGGTTGCTCAGGAGCTTGGTTTACCTTTCGCTTATGTTAGGTCAAAAGCAAAAGAGCACGGAACCGGAAGCTTAATTGAAGGAGAAATAGTTGAAGGACAACGCGTTGTGGTTATAGAAGATTTAATTTCGACAGGAAAAAGCAGTCTTCAGGCTGTTGAAGCCTTAAGAAACGCAGGCCTTTCTGTTGCAGGGTTAGTTGCCATCTTTACTTATGGCTTTGATCTGGCAGAAGAAAACTTCAAAGAAGCAAAATGCCGTTTCTCTACACTTTCTAACTACAATACCCTAATAGAATATGCAGCTGAGCATAGCTTCATTGCACAAAACGATGTAGACTTGCTTGCTAAATGGCGTAGAAATCCTTCTGACTGGGGGAAAGAATTAGAACAATTAACTTAA
- a CDS encoding NUDIX hydrolase, which produces MPKQVKKIQQIDIQDFDFEIFYKNLARVSGKDYILLDADPKKLFKKIKKSCELIKAAGGLVKNAKGNYLFIFRNKKWDLPKGKVEKDEKMKDAALREVEEECGVKIYTNDEKLCKTYHVYSLDTRLVLKKTNWYSMTVKGEPKLIPQKEEGITKASWLSKLELNQVLKNTYPSIVQVLDVGGLLDNKLVVKPALQAIKKV; this is translated from the coding sequence ATGCCTAAACAGGTTAAGAAGATCCAACAGATTGACATACAGGATTTTGATTTCGAAATATTCTACAAAAATTTAGCAAGAGTATCTGGAAAAGACTATATTTTGCTAGACGCTGACCCTAAAAAATTGTTTAAGAAGATTAAGAAGAGCTGCGAACTTATTAAAGCAGCAGGCGGTTTGGTTAAGAACGCCAAAGGCAATTATCTTTTTATTTTTAGAAATAAAAAGTGGGATTTACCTAAAGGGAAGGTAGAAAAAGACGAAAAAATGAAGGATGCAGCGCTTCGCGAAGTAGAAGAAGAGTGCGGTGTTAAAATTTACACTAATGATGAGAAATTGTGTAAAACTTATCATGTTTATTCCCTTGATACCAGGTTGGTGCTTAAGAAAACCAATTGGTACAGTATGACTGTTAAAGGAGAACCTAAACTGATTCCTCAAAAAGAAGAAGGAATAACCAAGGCCAGCTGGTTAAGCAAACTGGAACTTAATCAGGTATTGAAAAATACTTATCCCTCTATTGTACAGGTATTGGACGTTGGTGG